A window of the Cicer arietinum cultivar CDC Frontier isolate Library 1 chromosome 6, Cicar.CDCFrontier_v2.0, whole genome shotgun sequence genome harbors these coding sequences:
- the LOC101505905 gene encoding phospholipase A1-IIdelta: MAKSTKTTTEPTWNQLLGTNNWEGLLNPPNIHLRNLILRCGDFIQTTYDAFNNDQNSIYCGSSRYGKSSFFHKVMLENPTHYTVVTFLYATARVSVPEAFILRSRSRESWDRESNWIGYIAVSSDERTKELGRREIYVVWRGTTRDYEWINVFGAAPESASGLLSAKTLSEFNLSNNKNGDSSSSSSDDEDDNNMPKVMKGWLTIYTSDDPKSPFTKTSVRTQVLNSIKSLVTLYKDENPSVVLVGHSLGASLSIVSAFDLVENGVTDIPVTAFVFGSPQVGNKAFNERFKKFQNLKVLHVRNVIDLIPHYPGKLLGYEYTGVELEIDTRKSPSLKDSKTPGDWHNLQAMLHIVAGWNGSGGVFEMKVKRSLALVNKSCDFLKEECHVPGSWWVEKNKGFVRREDGEWVDQPAEEDLPAPEQD; the protein is encoded by the exons ATGGCCAAATCCACAAAAACAACAACCGAACCCACATGGAACCAACTCTTAGGAACCAACAACTGGGAAGGTTTATTAAACCCACCAAACATTCACCTCCGCAACCTCATACTCCGTTGCGGTGACTTCATACAAACAACCTACGACGCCTTCAACAACGACCAAAACTCTATCTACTGCGGCTCAAGCCGTTACGGAAAATCATCATTCTTCCACAAAGTCATGCTTGAGAATCCAACACACTACACTGTTGTTACTTTCCTTTATGCTACAGCACGTGTCTCCGTTCCCGAAGCCTTTATTCTTCGGTCGCGATCACGTGAGTCATGGGACCGTGAATCTAACTGGATCGGTTACATCGCTGTTAGTTCTGATGAAAGGACAAAAGAATTGGGTCGGCGTGAAATATATGTGGTGTGGCGTGGTACCACTAGAGACTATGAATGGATTAACGTATTTGGTGCTGCTCCTGAGTCTGCTTCTGGATTGTTGAGTGCTAAAACTCTCAGCGAGTTCAACTtatcaaacaacaaaaatg gGGACAGTAGCAGCAGCAGCAGTGATGATGAGGATGATAACAATATGCCGAAAGTAATGAAGGGTTGGCTAACAATCTACACCTCAGACGACCCAAAATCCCCATTCACAAAAACAAGCGTCAGAACACAGGTTCTTAACAGCATAAAAAGTTTGGTAACCCTTTACAAGGACGAGAATCCAAGTGTGGTACTAGTCGGACATAGTCTAGGTGCAAGTTTGTCAATTGTGAGTGcttttgatttggttgaaaACGGTGTAACAGACATTCCCGTTACTGCTTTTGTATTTGGGTCCCCACAAGTTGGAAACAAAGCATTCAATGAGAGGTtcaaaaagtttcaaaatttgaagGTTTTACATGTGAGGAATGTGATTGATCTTATACCACATTATCCAGGGAAGTTATTAGGGTATGAATATACAGGGGTTGAGTTAGAGATCGATACGAGGAAATCGCCAAGTTTGAAGGATTCGAAGACTCCAGGTGATTGGCATAATTTGCAGGCTATGTTGCATATTGTGGCAGGGTGGAATGGGAGTGGTggtgtgtttgagatgaaggtgaAGAGAAGTTTGGCTTTGGTGAATAAGTCTTGTGATTTTTTGAAGGAGGAGTGTCACGTGCCTGGATCGTGGTGGGTGGAGAAGAATAAAGGTTTTGTGCGTAGAGAGGATGGAGAATGGGTTGATCAACCAGCTGAGGAGGACTTGCCTGCGCCTGAGCAAGATTGA
- the LOC101506217 gene encoding multiprotein-bridging factor 1b translates to MSGGPISQDWEPVVIRKKAPNAAAKKDEKAVNAARRAGADIDTVKKHNAGTNKAASSSTSLNTKRLDDDTENLAHDRVPTELKKAIMQARMDKNLTQAQLAQIINEKPQVIQEYESGKAIPNQQIIGKLERALGAKLRGKK, encoded by the exons ATGTCTGGTGGCCCTATTTCTCAGGATTGGGAACCCGTCGTCATCCGCAAGAAAGCTCCCAACGCTGCCGCCAAGAAGGACGAGAAAGCCGTCAACGCCGCTCGCCGTGCCGGCGCCGATATCGATACCGTCAAGAAAC ATAATGCTGGAACAAACAAAGCTGCCTCTAGTAGCACTTCATTGAACACTAAAAGGCTGGATGATGATACGGAGAATCTTGCTC ATGACCGTGTACCAACTGAACTGAAGAAGGCTATAATGCAAGCTAGGATGGACAAGAATCTTACTCAGGCTCAGCTTGCTCAA ATAATCAATGAGAAGCCTCAAGTGATCCAAGAATACGAGTCAGGGAAAGCCATTCCAAACCAGCAGATAATTGGCAAGTTGGAGAGAGCCCTTGGAGCTAAACTGCGTGGCAAGAAATGA